In Panicum virgatum strain AP13 chromosome 5K, P.virgatum_v5, whole genome shotgun sequence, the genomic window TCCTTCACAGAAAAACCAAAGGCATCAAATTCTATCGAGCAGTTATTGTCACTGGTGAATTGACGAACAGACAGGAGGTTGCCAACGATAGAAGGAACAATGAGAACATTATTAAGGGCAAAATTTGATGCAGCGGTGGCTAGGACAGAATGACCTCTAGACGTTACGGGAATATGTGAACCATTGCCTACTGAAATAGAAACATGCGAAGCAGGTGAACGAGAGAGAAGTATACCATCCGAGTAGTGCATGTGGGTGGAGGCGCCTGAGTCCATCACCCATGGAGAGGAGCCCTGCAGCTGCATCTGTTGTAGCGCCGCAATGAGACCCGCCTGGTCCCATGTCTGTGtgggctgctggtactgctactGCTGGGGTGGGGTGGAGAACTGCAGGGGGCGAACGCAGTGTAGGCTTGCTGAGGAGCAGGTCCCAGCACGCCCTGACCGCGCCaggagccgccgccaccaatGGAGGACCAGCCCTGACCGCCGGGAGTGCCCCACGGAGAGAAGCAGACCCACGGGCTGGTGGGAGTAGGCCCGCggggctgctgctactgctgctgctggtattgCTGCTGCTGGGCGCCACCACTTCCATTGCCGCCCTTCTTCCTgcgccggcgctgctgctgctgttgctgcggcAGCtgaagatgctgctgctgcggcggcggtgcagtaGATGAGGATGGACGGCAGGAAGACCCGTAGCCTTTGGTGGCGGCGACCAGCGCTGTGGAGGACAGCACCTTCGCCTCATTGGCCATGCGCAGCTCCTTGAGGGCAAACTGATTAAGGGCTTCATCAAAGGTGATGTCCTTGGTGCCGGCGACGATGTCCTTGGTGTTGCTGAATTTGGGGTGAATACCCCGCAGCAAATTCAGCACCAAGGTGGGCTCGGCGACGGGATGACCAACTTCACGCAGGACGTCGGCAGCTAGCTTCATCTTCTTGCCAAAATCCATGACGGAAAGATCACCCTGAGTCATGGAGTGGAAGTCCTCGCTCAGGAAGATGGCGCGGGGAGCCTTGTTGGCCTGAAACTTGTTAGAGATGGCAACCCAGAGCTCCCGCGCCGTCTGATTTTCAGCCATGGTGAAGTCAAGAACATCTTGAGAGACGGAGCCGTAGAGCCACATGCGAACGCAGCAGTCAATCTGCTCCCAAGCGGGATCAGTGCGGCGAGGGGGAACGGAGCCGTCGATGTGATGAAGAAGCCCGAACTTGCCGCACATCGCCTTGAAGAAGGCCGACCACTTCCCGTAGTTGGCGCTGTGCAGTTCCAGTTCAAGGGGAACATGAGACTTGACAAAGATCGTGGCGTAGGGGTGGAGGAAGAGGGCGCCTGCTGATGTATCTGTGGCAGCAGGCATGGTGGGGGCGCCGGACGACGCTGAagtggcggaggaggtcgaCATGATTGCAGATGCAATCTGAGGAACCTGCGGCTGAAGAGATCAGGCTGCAGGGAGGAGCCACACGCAAGGTAGGCGGTGGCTGGTGGTGTGGAGCAGCGCTCTAGGGTAGGGCGCAGGGGGAGGAGGGGTGGC contains:
- the LOC120707105 gene encoding uncharacterized protein LOC120707105; this translates as MSTSSATSASSGAPTMPAATDTSAGALFLHPYATIFVKSHVPLELELHSANYGKWSAFFKAMCGKFGLLHHIDGSVPPRRTDPAWEQIDCCVRMWLYGSVSQDVLDFTMAENQTARELWVAISNKFQANKAPRAIFLSEDFHSMTQGDLSVMDFGKKMKLAADVLREVGHPVAEPTLVLNLLRGIHPKFSNTKDIVAGTKDITFDEALNQFALKELRMANEAKVLSSTALVAATKGYGSSCRPSSSTAPPPQQQHLQLPQQQQQQRRRRKKGGNGSGGAQQQQYQQQQ